Proteins encoded within one genomic window of Brassica rapa cultivar Chiifu-401-42 chromosome A09, CAAS_Brap_v3.01, whole genome shotgun sequence:
- the LOC103841375 gene encoding probable mitochondrial import inner membrane translocase subunit TIM21, producing MMSFLRRSIGSLSKSTLQFTSASQTGASSQAIPDSGLMSVVSNGAKGLFFGFRRMESCPMNISRPSCLLSRSFASRTSKEPAKKEVVTVEEDPFDSPTYHIPEKPVTFTEGASYSFVILAGLAVAGASGYAVFKELVFQPKEYKVFDKAFKRIQDDGQVRVRIGSPITGYGQETRNRAARQRIPNRVFTDEEGVEHVEVNFFIRGPHGAGKVYTEMFKDKADKKEWKYTYLIVEILAPSPAKLMLESYLPA from the coding sequence ATGATGAGCTTCCTAAGGAGATCCATCGGCAGCCTATCCAAATCGACCCTCCAGTTTACCTCCGCTTCACAAACAGGAGCATCAAGTCAAGCCATTCCCGATTCTGGTCTCATGAGTGTGGTCTCAAATGGAGCTAAGGGACTCTTCTTTGGCTTCCGACGTATGGAATCTTGTCCAATGAACATCAGCAGGCCCTCTTGCTTGTTGTCTAGATCTTTTGCGTCGAGAACTTCCAAGGAACCTGCTAAGAAAGAGGTGGTGACTGTGGAGGAGGATCCTTTTGATTCTCCGACGTACCATATCCCGGAGAAGCCGGTAACCTTTACAGAAGGTGCTTCCTACAGTTTTGTTATCCTGGCCGGGCTTGCGGTCGCTGGGGCTTCTGGGTACGCTGTGTTTAAAGAGCTCGTGTTTCAACCAAAAGAGTACAAGGTCTTTGACAAAGCGTTTAAGAGAATCCAAGATGACGGTCAGGTGAGGGTGAGGATTGGATCCCCCATCACAGGGTACGGACAAGAAACCAGAAACCGAGCTGCTCGCCAACGTATACCGAACAGAGTGTTTACAGATGAAGAGGGAGTGGAGCATGTGGAGGtaaacttcttcatccgtggGCCTCATGGAGCCGGGAAAGTGTACACGGAGATGTTTAAAGACAAGGCAGATAAGAAGGAATGGAAATACACATACCTGATCGTTGAGATTTTAGCTCCCTCCCCAGCCAAACTGATGCTGGAGTCCTATTTGCCCGCCTAG
- the LOC103841377 gene encoding myosin-binding protein 3, which produces MDSELKFSSRDVVKRCDYSLEASSSSSEPLTRTVKRKLNDFLLRGSSSDSSSNAKSLVENECAALLEDLSSQRKTVKDLHLELEEERKAAASAANETMSMILRLQREKAEIQMEARQFKAFAEEKMTHDQEKLLVLEELLYEKEQAIEALTYEVEAYKDKLLSYGLTEGEIHDEILGFGKDSVDVYPCEYSVDDQSPRWPYYDPNSPLGTAKEIKGTEFCADSPMSSSGDRVYTIDSIHVGVSEVKIVDEPSRLSKGKLNGDHWDSPRKEEPVMMMMAQQGGNEPGIEKLYTRLQALEADRESLRQIIVSMRTDKAQLVLLKEYAQRLSKETVTTDRRNMVRKMPFFKGVSVVTAFKWMVSFVSCRRKAKRNKYVYDMSANNMGMLMILGEGSRSRRWSCLTSSHV; this is translated from the exons ATGGATTCTGAGTTGAAGTTTTCTTCGAGAGACGTTGTGAAACGCTGTGATTACTCCCTCgaggcatcatcttcttcttcagagcCTTTGACTAGAACGGTGAAAAGAAAGCTCAACGACTTCTTGCTACGCGGCTCTTCTTCTGACTCATCCTCAAACGCAAAGTCACTAGTCGAAAACGAATGCGCTGCTCTCCTCGAGGATCTTTCTTCCCAAAGAAAGACAGTGAAAGATCTCCACTTGGAGCTCGAAGAAGAGAGGAAAGCCGCTGCGTCAGCAGCCAACGAGACGATGTCGATGATACTTAGGCTCCAGAGAGAAAAGGCTGAGATTCAGATGGAAGCTCGGCAGTTCAAAGCCTTTGCTGAAGAGAAGATGACGCATGACCAAGAAAAGCTTTTGGTTTTGGAGGAGCTGTTGTATGAGAAAGAGCAGGCTATTGAGGCTTTGACTTACGAGGTTGAAGCTTACAAGGATAAGCTGTTGAGCTATGGGTTAACAGAAGGAGAGATTCATGATGAGATACTTGGGTTTGGGAAAGACAGTGTTGATGTTTACCCTTGTGAGTATAGTGTGGATGATCAGTCTCCGAGATGGCCTTACTATGATCCAAACTCGCCTTTGGGAACTGCGAAGGAGATAAAGGGGACTGAGTTTTGTGCAGACTCTCCTATGTCTAGTAGCGGTGACAGAGTTTATACTATTGACTCGATTCATGTGGGAGTTTCTGAAGTTAAGATTGTGGACGAGCCTAGTAGGTTGAGTAAGGGGAAGTTGAATGGTGATCATTGGGATTCTCCGAGAAAGGAAGAAccggtgatgatgatgatggctcAGCAAGGAGGTAACGAGCCGGGTATTGAGAAGCTTTACACAAGGCTTCAAGCGCTTGAGGCTGATAGGGAATCACTTAGGCAGATCATTGTGTCTATGCGGACGGACAAAGCTCAGTTGGTGTTGTTGAAGGAATACGCACAGCGTTTATCTAAGGAAACTGTCACGACAGATAGGCGGAACATGGTTAGGAAAATGCCATTTTTCAAAGGAGTCTCTGTAGTAACGGCCTTCAAG TGGATGGtgtcttttgtttcttgtaGAAGGAAAGCCAAGCGAAACAA GTATGTGTATGATATGTCAGCAAATAATATGGGGATGCTTATGATTCTAGGGGAGGGATCTCGAAGTAGGAGATGGAGTTGTTTAACAAGTTCACATGTCTAG